The Silene latifolia isolate original U9 population chromosome X, ASM4854445v1, whole genome shotgun sequence genome contains the following window.
AGTCTGGAGTTGGTTTTTGAGCAACGCGAATCTTGTCAAGTCCTCCTGTTTTCCAGCAATGAAACTAATTAAAGATTGAATAAACAACCTAGAGCTCTATAAGAAAGTATATTGCATCCATCATCATAAAGCGAAAACATTTGGCAGTATTCTTTGGTACAAGTATGCATGATTCAAGTTTATTTAGCAAATTATATCTATTTGCTTATGTTTCGTGAAATGCAGTTTAGCACTCAACCAATAGTAAATTTACCCCAATACTCAGTGCTTCTTCGTCTGACAAATAGTTTGCCGACATACACACCCTTACCCCCAGTATAGTTAACCTAATGGTTTTGTTTTTAGGAAGCAAGCTGACAACAAGCCAATAATCAAATCTACCAACGGTCACGGATTCCTACAAAAGATCAAATTGTTGCCACTTGCAAAAGGCAGAGCTCACAATTTTGAAGGGTGCACGAGTATCCTTAATCATCATACCTCCCCCTGCAACATCTAATCATAATGACTGATTATGTGTGTTACTTCATTCGACTTCCAAAACTTGATACGGGTAGCATGAAGCTCCAGCATACCTATGGCCACTAAGACACTTCTATTGAACCATATACATGTGAAAACTCCCGAAATTGGAATCTGTAGGTCTTGCAGACAACCAATATCCAATGCTTAAAACTCAAGTAAAACTAAACAAGATAAGACACCAGTCACACCACTAAACTTTTCAATTCTGAAAATTTGAAGGGCACTCGAGTATACTTATTAATCACAACTCCCCCAGCAACTTCTAAGCATAATAACTGATTATGTGCCTTACTTCAATTAAATTCCGAAACTCCTGATGGGTAACTCAAAATAGAAAGAAGATAACAAGTCGCTGATGCCAATAGATTGCATCATAGTACTGTAGTTTAATAATCAATCGGATTACTGGCAGAAAGATACATGCAAAAAATATGGAAGACACTGTCATGACCTATATTCAATATTATGTAGAAATAAACGCACTATCCCTTTGGTTGTATCTATCAATTTGTACAAAATGATTGAAAACTAATCATGGACTCACATATCAGGGTGTGCTATTAAAAAGCTAAAAACAtaatcttgttttttttttcttgtacaTTATGATATTTTAAAATTAAAATGGCTGTACTATTGTTCAAAACAGTCTCACTTGTATTGTCACAATATATAATACTCAAGAATTGCTTGTACGAATATACTCCTCGCAAAAAATTTCAATACTAACTTGTAACTTTCTCACTTGAAAAAAAAGCCTTCAGCTAGACTATTCACCAATTAACAGCAGCTTACAAACTCATTCACCAAAGAAACAATTGCTAGCAGCACTACCAAGACCTACTTACTACTTTTTTAATTGGAAATATACCATATCGAAAAAAGTAAAAAGGTTTTAGGGAGGTGGATGAAGGAGACGGTTAATAGCAACAAGCGCAAATGTTTTTGAGTTAAGAACAATTGTTAATAGTTACATGAATAGAAACGCTGGACCACCTAACTATGTTATTGAACTACATGCTTATATATGATAGCTGAATTGTGAGAATAAAGTGGAAAGATGTACCGAATGTTTCATTCTGAAAATATCTGGGGCAGCCATGTTAAAGATTTTCTCACAATCGGTAGTGAAAGCTGTTATTGGTAGTATGCCAGTTCCATCAGAAACTTCACAGTTAAATGTCACCCTGCAAGGCGTGGATTTAAATTGTGTTTTCAGTGTGTATTTTAGTCCATATGTGCATATATACATGTAAGAAAGGTTTGTACCTTGGAACGGATTTTGTTCCTGGTTTTGAACATTGTGGACAGGTCATAGATTTTCCAACAGGAGTGTCTGTGCGTTTGTTGCAGCTTGAACAACCTAAGTATGCATTAATTTTCTGAAAATCTGGTTCTGGGATTGTTACTTGCAATGTATATTTTTCATCTTGCAGAGTAGTATGTGCCTGCACATTAGATAACCGTATGACAATTTTATATTACAAGTGCTACATAAATGGTACATAAGTGATTGTTTTGAAATTAAAAGTAGATATTACCTTCTTCATGCGCAGTGCAGCGATTGTTATGCTTTGCTGGTTTCCCATTAAGCCTTTTAGTGTTAAAATTCGTGCTTGGATGTGACATAGTTTGGTTTTGTGGTTAGCAGTCCTGCGTGATTAGAAAAAGATATTAGGAATCGACATTTCTTTAACATATAAACGAGGCAACTTAAGCATCTTGGTAGTAAATGTTTTGGTAGGGTGAGTAGGTTACCAGTCTTCCAGAGCACGTGGCTTATCACCGTCCGCTGAATGCACAATTGTTGTAGACATTGTTGTTGTCATAGAGAAGCCTGTAAATGTCTGTATATTAAACATTTGAAAGTTGTATATGCAATGTAAAATTGGAAGATGGGATATGAGAGTACCTCTGTGCGGTGAGACCTTAAGTGCAGTGAAACCAACTACTTGAAGTTGCTCTGCTTTTTGTAGTAACAAATCACATTCATCCTCAGCTAAGTCGTTCCAAGCGGAAATAAGTAATGGTTGTTCAGTGCTGGTGTTTTGTACATTAAAAACATTTTTATATTAATAAGTAACTTATATATGCAAACATTGTTTTCAAGCAAGTTTTCAAGCAAGTTAATTACCTGTGATCAATTACCATAATTTCCCGAACACTTATTACTCGGCTTTCATCTCTGGGGATTCTACGTGCTTCTGCTTCTACAAAGAGAACTACAGCAACAATATCTAGACATTTATGTTAAGGTGTTAGATACAACGGTTATAGATCGTAAGTAAAGCAGTATGTATATGCAGTAGGCCTTTTCAGGTTCTTACCATATTTGTCGTTCGGGTCAGCTGTTTTAGGGATTTGTGCAATGTTTCTATATTCGGGCATGATGATGCCTTGGCTACTGTCAACTGGTTCTACAATGGCTGGTTTTCCAAACTGCATTTGGTAATTTAAATCTGATGCAGATACTTTCCATTTCTCGTCGCAAGGTTTGATAGGTGCGTTAGCAATTTCATATTCACCATTGTACATTAAAACGTTCTTATACCCGTCAATTTGTTCTCCAAAAAGGGTGCCGCGCATTATTGTTCCCTAAAGTTGCCATAGTTATTGTTAGAATAGAATCTTATTATAAATAAAATTGACCTGTAAATTATTGCTAACTCACAATAGTATTAAAAAGTAATCATACCTTTTCATCTTCTAAAAGCAAGGTCTGGTAAAGCGTACCCTTTATAGGGGAACGTTTAGGACGACCTTTTTCAATTACGTGTACCTTAGCTTTGTAATTCTTGCTTGACGTTGTTAATTGATTAAGATATACTTTATTCGGCTTCATCCTGCATGTATTGGAAATTAATTTTAGTTAAACATGTGTTATTATTAACAACCAGCAATATCTTTTCTATCAGTAGAATAACACATAACATCTATCAGGGTCATCCATGTTAAGtgcaataaaataaaatttaaataataaaGGAGATACTAAGAATGACCTGAGTCCATGGGATACTTTGCGTAAACAGGATGACAACCAAGGTGAAATAAAGAAAAGATGAGTAGACCATACTACAGTAGGAAATAGGCAAAAAATACGATGAAGAAACTACTCTTTTATGAAGAAAATCAGATCTGAAAACGCAGAAATATATAGCACATATAGGCAGGCAGTAACTGAGGCAATCAGAAAGACATTCAACTGTTTTACAGTCTTTTTGCATTTATAGTTTAGCTAAATTGCTATAGACTTAGAAGAAGAGCCAAGGCCACAGTTTCAAGTCAAAAACCAGGTTATACATATAAATATAAACCAGGAGCAACATTTTCAGCATATGTACTTCCTGTGAGTAGAGAAAAAAGGGTCACAAGAACGAGATTTTTTTGTTAAACACAATCTACTCAAAAGTTcttaaataaaactattaaaaaAAAACTGATACAAAATAAAGGGAAAAGATGATTGGTAAAACAGCCAAATGACATTTAGTAGATGCTCATCTCAAAATGAGAGAATGCATAATTTGCAAGGTGTGACTATACAGCTTTTTAAAGAGTTATCACCGTAATGTCTTTATTAACAAGGAGATTGTAGAAATTTCCAATCAGCTAGATCgatttgaatgaaataaaagagattCACTTTCAAACATTTATTTTTAATAAGCTTCAAACCAACTGTATTTAAGGACTAATTTCAAGAATGTCTGAAATCAGAAGATCCGACAATTTGGCAGAACTCGAAGTAGCAATACGGAAGAAGTCTGCTATTCAGTTATGCTAGACGAAATCAGCTATGCGTCATGATAAATGATAAAACAGGGGTAATTGCATGCATAACCCATAAACTCGTTTTTATATTTTATGAACATTCGATATCAataccatcaaatctcacacaCATATTCAAAATTAGAAGATAAATAAAAAAAAGTAAACGATTAACTTTCCCCTTCAAAATTTCTACTCTAAAAGTCATTAGTAGCAGTAGAAAATGATTAAGCAATCAACAATCTATCCACCAAAGACACCCTTTGAAAGTTTGAATCAATGGGAGTCACAACACTTGCATGCAACATGACCCGAATTAGACAAAACATCAAACACTTGGAGTGCATCCCCTAAAAACGAAGACAAAATGATTGAACAGTAAATCGAACATGTAAAGAGCAAAATTTAGatcacaaaaaaaattatataagataCACACAAACAATTCAATTTAGCATCAAATAAAGTACATGCATACATACTGCAAGATTGATGAACATGCAAATATAAAGACCATAATATTTTCTGGAAATATATACATGCAAACTGAATTAATTATATTTTGACAATGTGCATGCATTGGATGAATGAACAAATTGTTAAAAGAAACGCATTTGCCATAAAAATCaagaaataaagattaaagaatTGAAGTACATGCAAAAATCAAGAATCTGAACAATAGGAATGAAGAATATGTACCTACAAAGAAGGACGAAAAGATGTAGTAGAGGAGATCATATGCATGCAATTAGATCTACACTATAAAAATTTGATgtataataataaggaaataaaagtTACAGATGAGTAGACATACCTTTTAAGCTGAAATTCTTAGTTGTTTGTGCTTATCAGAATGTGGATGTTGGTTTTGATTCACTTGTCATTATGTGTAGTGTGGCTCTCCTTTTATAAATGGTAAAAGGTTAGGTAGAAAATGCATTGCCTTTTAAAAGGTACAAGaaaagtaatgtaaataaataatgcATTTACTTATGGAAAAATGTCTTATTCTAGTATAAATTACTATTATTTGTGGTATGATAATGAAATATTTTTGAAAGTAATATCTCTGATTTGTGTGAATTTGTTTGTATTGATTTTTTTTATGTGTAAATAATTTGACGATGTAATGTAGCTAGTGAGTTGGgcttttttttttgggatttttgcTTGTGAAAGAAATCTCCGTCCATTATAGTAAAAATTAATATGATATATCGGAAACAGACTGTCTAAAGATGTTGAAAACCCAATTAAAGGGGAGCATGGCTACACAGCAGAAAGTGACGGTACCTACTCTATTGATGAATCGTCCATTTGCACTAATAGACAATCTACAATTAGCCATTTAAACGGATACTCTTATTCTAAACCTAAAAGGTTAGTAAGATTGTTGGCTAATCCACGACAAAATTTTACGAGTATTTAAATATTTGCGCCATTAATAGCCAAGTTGTCGAGCTAGCACATTTTTTTGACATAGGACCTTGTAGTATTTAATGTGAAAGATTGAAATCCATCATCCAAAATCGTACATCAAATTTGATATAGAAACTTCATTTATTGCCGAGATCAAGAACATAGAAATCTAGCGTTATAAGTTTACATAGCCTTCATTTAAGTTAATGTAAACCATAAAGATGtatataataaaaataagaaacatatatattttGCCCACGGAAATAGATAAACAAAATTAGAAGTATGAATAGAAAGACTTTTGTGTGTTCATCAAAATGCCAGGTCCTTTTTCTATTATAGTAATATGCACAATAtaccaacttttttttttttgcgaggATTTTTGGTCCAAAACTTTAGCTAGGACTTGTTCTGGCTGCGAGGACAATTGCATTTCTGTTGATCAAAAAGCTACAAAACAGAAATATAAAGCGTACATCAGTATAAACCTTAGTTTTACAGGTTTGGTAAAATTATTTAACGACAAAGAAACAAAAAGGATGATAATAAGTTACCAGTGGAAAATAAGAAAGGCGCAACGAATAATTTATCGGTAAAGTAGAAAAGACTTTGCACGATGAAAGAGGTGAAGGTCGATCTGAAAATGAAGAAATTAAAGGAGAAATTAGGGGGCAAAATGGAGAGTAAAAGGCCAAATCAGGAGATACAAAATGAAAGGAGAAAGTGTAttaggaaaggcaaatacattgAATGACATTGGCAGAGTAGTATGGTTGTAGACTTTAGTTGGGAGCAACTAAAGTAAACATTAACAAGACGCACAAAAACCGATGGTCACAGGTTTCAATATCCTGTAGCTACGAATAAAGAAAAGGAGTTTTTGGGATATAAGTACTGCTCATAGCCCCTCTGTCACAGTTGTAAGCGAAAGACAGACCTAATTCCTCAACACTTCATTTTAATCGTAAAACATGAAAAATTTTCCACAAATAGCTGCATCGAATACTCAGCACTGTCCCAAGTCCACATTTGCAGTCAAGTAGAATGTCAAGTTCACATAAAAAGCCAAAAATCCTCTGAAATTATAAGATGTACTGAAAGAAAATATCAAGACTATGTTTTTTATATTATCAAGAACACACTCCAATTTTCATGAGAATCTAAACTTAAGCCTAAAAATAAGATTTGGATGCTAAAACTCTAGTAATTGTGTGTTTAAATGGCTTACAAACAAGAACTCCTTACAAGAAACATGCTAAAAACAAAGTTCCAAGACAACTTTAAGGTCGTACATGACCTTAACCTAGAATTGAAAGACTGTCATTAGACATCAGGTGAATGTTTATTATGAGTACTACACATAGTTTTAGAATCAGGTCTTAGAAGCTTGAGAAATAAGGGCATGGGTGTGACAACACATTTTCATAGACATTTGAAATATTTAGAGCTATAATGAAAAGTTAAAGACTTCCTTTAGACGAGGCCTAAAACCATTATAATAGAAAAGGATACCATGTTGATCTTATCCTTTACATAGGCAAGTGTCTACTATGAACTCTATACCCATAGCCTCGAGTGTCATATCTGAGAAGGGTATGACCTCAAAATTAAAGAGTCGAAGTTACAGACGTGGTTAGAGGTTTAGGGACATTATTGTCTGAGAGTGGCAGGGAATGTCATCATAAAAATGGAAAGTGTTTTTATGGTTGGCTGATATGTAGGGAAAAGATTACAAATTAAGAATAAAGATCTAGGAAAGTAGGTATGAGATTAAAAATGAAGAATAGAATAACCATCCATTTTTGCTATTTAcatgtgatttataattatacaaAGTAAGCGAGTTAAAAATGCTTCAGTGGTTACCATTACTGCATTTTAAAGCAGCATATATTTATCGCACAATGACTGATATCTAGTCACAACGGGTGATTGTAAGGATTTACTACTCTACTGACTCTTTAAAAGATACGTTAGCCATCCAAAAAAAGCTTTCTACCTTAAGAGGAGTTTAAGAGCAAAGGAGCATAAATTGTGCTTATCCCCGATCTCATGGCAAGTAAAACCGAAAAATACACACTTAAGAAAATAGAAAGAAAGAAATGAACCTTAAATGGGACGTTACAACTTATAGTTTTCCACTTGTAGAGCTTGATCTCCTGTACATAAATACAATACTATTAGCTTTCAGATAAAGTCAATTAGCCTTTAAatttggtatatatatatatatatatatatatatatatatatatatatatatatatatatatatatatatatatatatatataaataatgtACAAAAGGTCCAAAGTAAAAGGGTCAAGAGTAATTTGCGGTGTTTCAATCGTTAGAAGTAATTTACAAAAAACTGGCTGTTACTGATCAATAAGAGAGAATAAATTACCTTGCAAAAGCACAAATCTGATATACCTGGCACAAAATAGAAGAACTTTGATTACATAATCCTTAGAAGTTATAACCCATTAGTAATACTGAGAATCTTCTTGATGCAAAGCCCTGGTTCAAAAGGTTGGCCGCTAGATTTAGATTAAAAATCGGCATATAAAACTCCAAATCATCTCTGGTTGGAAAAAAAGAGTAAGATTGTAGAGAATAAAAGAACTTACGTTTTTGGTTTCATTTGGGCACCCATCTTTCAAAAAACAGAAGAAAAGAAGTCGAATGAAGAAATAACGACTTTTGTTGCTTGGTAGGCATGAAGCTATATCTCTGGAATTGTAGTTACTTCTTAACTGGTAAGATTAACAGGCAAAAAAGACAAGTCATTTAACTTCTTcaatatatacatacatatataagAATCTTTATGTTTGTTTGATGGAAACTTACAAACTGTATTCGCTATATAATGATATTGGCAAGCCGAAGAACTGTGAAGGATACCACATTTTTTACGTATGTATCTGCTGTAGAATTGGGCTTCTTGTTTGACACAACTGTAATTTGCTTGGATGTCCTAGCACGGGATAGAGCTACGTACAACTGTCCATGTGAGAAGCAAGGCTTAGGGAGGTACACAACCACTTGGCTCAGAGTCTGACCTTGTGATTTGTTTATTGTCATTGCAAAGCTAAGCTTCAAAGCTAAGCTTCAATGGAAACTGATTCCTCTGGAATTGAAATGGATAGTTGTCTGACGTTGATGGCCGCAACTTTACCCGTGGAATGAAAACATGCTCCCCTTTATGATGGCCAACTGTTatgatgcattcaattaagttaggGAAGAAACGCTTGCAAAGTAGTCGTGTTCCGTTACAGAGGCCAAATGATGGGAGTATGTTAAAATAAAGATAACCGACAAGGACAATTCTCCTTTAAGACAAGCTCGTGCGGACTCATGCCTCCCGGACAAAGTTTGTTAACAAATTCAGCAGGATATATATTACACTTGTCGTCTAGGACTGTGTCATAGCTCTTGTACGTCACAACTTCTCCTGGAAATTTGTTTATCAACACGGAGTTGATTGCATCGACATCGTCATTGATTGGTGTAAGGATTGCGCGAGTCGTAAAAATGTCTGAATTAAATTCAGTGACATCAAGCTCTGGAAATGCaacatttgttatttcatttatagGATCTGGCCCACCTTCTGAAGAACGCCGAACAATCTCACTTGGGAGTTGTACAAATTCATTTTCTTCTGTTTGCAATTCTCCATTTCCTAGAGCCAATAAGAATCTAGAGTAGTCAGGATCTTCCCGTGCTCGCATATTTTCGGTTAATCGGAATTTGATAAACCCTGACCAGAATATGGAGTTAACTAAGCTCGCTTCTACTGCTTCTCGTTGGGTTTTATGAGGAATTACTGGCAGTACTTGTCGGAAATCTCCACCAAAAACAATGATTTTACCTCCAAACACAAGTTCAGGATTGCACAAATCTCGAAGCAATAAATCAAGAGCTTCAACGTTAGCTTTTTTTGCCATTGAAGCTTCATCCCATATAATTAGACTGGTTTCTCTTATTAATGCAGCAAGGCTGCTCTGCTTTGGTACATCGCATGTCAGTGATCCATCAGTATCAAGGGGAAGTTTAAATCGAGAATGTGTTGTTCTTCCCGAAGGTATATTAGCAGCAGCTATGCCAGAAGTAGCTGTAGGTAAAACAATTTTCCCCATGAGACGTACTTCTGCATATAATGCATTATAGAGAAAAGTTTTACCCATACCCCCCGGGCCATCAATAAAAAATGCTCCAGGCTTTCCTTCTTTTACATGAGTCACTATAGTGTCAAATGCTTCCTTTTGCTTAGCATTTAACATATAGCAACAATCAATACACTCCTGGGGAATAGGACTATCAAGTGCGTCGATAATGTCCTTTGTTCTTCGGATTTCATCATCTTCAAATGCTACTAAATGCTCTAAGTTGAAACTCTTTAAAGATTTACCCATTGCTTCCAGAGAGTTTTCAACGGAAGAAGCTGTGAGATGACTTACTTTATTGGGTtcatttggaaatttgtgttgGAAATCCTGAGACAAATGTGGGTAGTATTTTGTCCACAGGTCAGCTGGATCTTTTGGTTGACAAAAAATGAGCAACACTGCAAAAAGATGTCTCAAGGCACAAGGCATCTGAACTGTACATGCTTCAGTTAAACACATATCAACTGTGTTGTCTTCTTCAATTAAGTGACGTTGCAAGGCAGCCTCTTGAAATGTTGTGTATGTATGTCCATTAACAGTACGCAAATCTTCAAAAGATTTAGGTCCGCGTACGTGAAGAAGTAGTATTCTGAGAAAGTAACGTTCCCCTTCTGAAGGTGAAACAAAAACAATCCTGCCAATGACCACAAGTTTTGTTCTCCTCTTGAACCACCTTTTCTGTCCCTTATCCCACCTATATTTCTTTGTAAAGTTACCATATGTCAATTGTTCATCACCTTCCTTTGAATTTTCTGCAAAGAACTCTGTAAGAGGAGTTCGAGCACGTTTCTCATTGGCAAGAACTGTTTCTAAATTTTCCTCTGTGTTCAAGCGCAATGACTGCATATTTTGCAAATGCACAGGCAACACAAAAACAGGTGGTTGTGTTTCAAACAAATCGAATCCATAAATACGCCACATTGCTTCGCATGGTGAAACCCATCTACCAGATTGATATTGCTCAATTTCATCAACAGGTTTGGGGTCGCTGCTTCGCACAACATTGAAAGAGATTTTATCATGCCCTTTGTATACATATTTGTATAAATATTTAACAACTTCAATTGTTGAGCAGACTTCCACATTCAAATGACAGTCGAACATTGATAATAAATATGGGTTATATGGTATAACCCACCTGTTGTCCAATTTTTCCTTACGAACAATTGCAGTTTGTCCATCATTTCGTCTTCTATATTCTGGATAGCTATCTGAATTGGTCGTCGTCTCATCTGTGAAACTCTTCGGGTAGTTGTATTTACACCGACCCATACTGTTTTTTTTCTTCATGCATTGATATTCAGGATTGAAGTTACCACAAGGCCCATGCATCATATGTTTCAACACTAATGCACGTAAGGTTGGATATCCTGAATTAGGTATTTCAGCTGATACAAATTTATCG
Protein-coding sequences here:
- the LOC141621971 gene encoding replication protein A 70 kDa DNA-binding subunit B-like, encoding MRGTLFGEQIDGYKNVLMYNGEYEIANAPIKPCDEKWKVSASDLNYQMQFGKPAIVEPVDSSQGIIMPEYRNIAQIPKTADPNDKYDIVAVVLFVEAEARRIPRDESRVISVREIMVIDHSTEQPLLISAWNDLAEDECDLLLQKAEQLQVVGFTALKVSPHRGFSMTTTMSTTIVHSADGDKPRALEDWTANHKTKLCHIQARILTLKGLMGNQQSITIAALRMKKAHTTLQDEKYTLQVTIPEPDFQKINAYLGCSSCNKRTDTPVGKSMTCPQCSKPGTKSVPRVTFNCEVSDGTGILPITAFTTDCEKIFNMAAPDIFRMKHSEDLTRFALLKNQLQTSPISIEVAPNTMLSMNNVLHWVLKKVADITEELPQSPTTSATNPNANPSSCGQASSIETSDKDNVETTFTTASDNTTSTPENVNIEKEPDNSTAQTPVQVSKLIQVKIEGSKGKTPDKGTKQTTIPLQDNTLTPNPGSSAA
- the LOC141620583 gene encoding uncharacterized protein LOC141620583, producing METRVKKKNQQIQPVNTQPTPLSASVESVEALLEAEETRTTTAHDEDEKQVSCREYYCYKLQNRPGNMLLRAGRCLQQYVVDMYVKVENTRLDFFRNNQETIRAELYQGILDTVDAGECCAANVGRRVILPPTYIGGPRDMRKRYLNAMSLVQEYGKPDLFLTMTCNASWPEIKEQLGPGEEAQNRPDIVVRVFHAKLIALKKQIMEKHIFGEVAAFIYVVEFQKRGLPHAHMLLILKPAYKLNSPDTFDKFVSAEIPNSGYPTLRALVLKHMMHGPCGNFNPEYQCMKKKNSMGRCKYNYPKSFTDETTTNSDSYPEYRRRNDGQTAIVRKEKLDNRWVIPYNPYLLSMFDCHLNVEVCSTIEVVKYLYKYVYKGHDKISFNVVRSSDPKPVDEIEQYQSGRWVSPCEAMWRIYGFDLFETQPPVFVLPVHLQNMQSLRLNTEENLETVLANEKRARTPLTEFFAENSKEGDEQLTYGNFTKKYRWDKGQKRWFKRRTKLVVIGRIVFVSPSEGERYFLRILLLHVRGPKSFEDLRTVNGHTYTTFQEAALQRHLIEEDNTVDMCLTEACTVQMPCALRHLFAVLLIFCQPKDPADLWTKYYPHLSQDFQHKFPNEPNKVSHLTASSVENSLEAMGKSLKSFNLEHLVAFEDDEIRRTKDIIDALDSPIPQECIDCCYMLNAKQKEAFDTIVTHVKEGKPGAFFIDGPGGMGKTFLYNALYAEVRLMGKIVLPTATSGIAAANIPSGRTTHSRFKLPLDTDGSLTCDVPKQSSLAALIRETSLIIWDEASMAKKANVEALDLLLRDLCNPELVFGGKIIVFGGDFRQVLPVIPHKTQREAVEASLVNSIFWSGFIKFRLTENMRAREDPDYSRFLLALGNGELQTEENEFVQLPSEIVRRSSEGGPDPINEITNVAFPELDVTEFNSDIFTTRAILTPINDDVDAINSVLINKFPGEVVTYKSYDTVLDDKCNIYPAEFVYQICAFARRSSSTSGKL